In Ostrea edulis chromosome 10, xbOstEdul1.1, whole genome shotgun sequence, one genomic interval encodes:
- the LOC125666538 gene encoding uncharacterized protein LOC125666538 has product MFTGISTLRKALVKNIRVPTRCFTTKTIQAVSDFIDIRHDATLFRSSQKSGKTRTSTPREEADITQAVRFLMSNIILKSSEDDHRFKVQFLQLIGSVHEETKIVKQNEFDFFAVFDYNIIYDKKMRLEPGCRPGFTKIRVQGNANEWFDYCQGHYLSPHICMRRFESLLPNQLGDLEPVKTTSGTLRGWKRRKRTFDLIWENRDDHMIIAVDVMPAFLVHYRDLPQTLREPCTDSRMEQLGADHSSFLIPRSCEHHYEGKCWHNSFAHAESTLIRNMDAQKKKCHRVLKLLFVNSEKFDNSNFLSSYALKSTIMYKSKKDYENEFQFLLYVLIHFAKCFDQTCMPTYFLTKTNIWKNIIEHKTHNVWGARFLYDFRVSRQILKHVSRSELEVRFAAWNVAVVLEFWRRVMILLIVLLSKAESSMDIEFFLSVIHDSHTKDNQFYMDHQRNRKSNWVLMASQYEVLMIRAKQRKIIRELDLPVFSELINEFRKYGILDLKALNSLIKENRYDFQAGKFPLVSLDVKRYANVYVPHTSSCKTETLYRRKYYPKNEAGGPTTNPLPIDTLR; this is encoded by the coding sequence ATGTTCACTGGCATATCCACATTAAGGAAAGCTTTGGTCAAAAACATCCGGGTCCCCACCAGATGTTTCACGACAAAGACCATCCAAGCTGTTTCAGACTTTATCGATATCAGACACGATGCCACCTTATTTCGAAGTTCCCAAAAATCCGGAAAGACGAGAACCTCTACGCCTCGTGAGGAGGCAGACATCACTCAAGCCGTTAGATTTCTGATGAGTAACATCATACTAAAGTCCTCGGAAGACGATCATCGATTTAAAGTTCAGTTTCTTCAGCTTATTGGAAGCGTCCACGAGGAGACGAAAATTGTGAAGCAGAATGAATTCGACTTCTTTGCAGTATTTGATTACAATATCATATATGATAAGAAAATGCGCTTAGAACCCGGTTGTAGACCTGGTTTTACAAAGATCCGCGTACAGGGCAACGCTAATGAGTGGTTCGATTACTGTCAGGGTCACTATTTGTCCCCCCATATCTGTATGAGGCGGTTCGAGAGCCTTCTTCCGAATCAACTAGGGGACCTGGAACCAGTCAAAACTACATCCGGGACATTGCGTGGTTGGAAGAGACGGAAGCGGACATTTGACTTGATTTGGGAGAATCGTGACGATCACATGATCATCGCAGTGGACGTGATGCCGGCATTTCTTGTCCACTACCGAGATTTACCACAAACTTTACGTGAACCGTGCACTGACAGCAGGATGGAGCAGCTAGGAGCCGATCATTCTAGTTTTCTGATCCCGCGTTCATGCGAACACCATTATGAAGGAAAGTGTTGGCATAACTCATTTGCTCATGCCGAAAGTACCTTGATTAGGAATATGGACGCGCAGAAAAAGAAATGTCACCGTGTGTTAAAATTGCTGTTTGTGAACAGTGAAAAATTTGATAACTCAAACTTCTTGTCGTCATATGCGCTGAAATCCACCATCATGTACAAGTCGAAGAAGGATTATGAGaatgaatttcaatttcttttgtaCGTTCTTATCCACTTTGCCAAGTGTTTTGATCAAACATGTATGCCTACGTATTTTTTGACAAAGACCAACATTTGGAAAAACATAATTGAACATAAAACGCACAACGTTTGGGGGGCAAGGTTTCTCTATGACTTCCGCGTGAGTCGACAGATTCTGAAGCACGTCAGCCGTTCGGAGCTGGAGGTCCGCTTTGCGGCCTGGAACGTGGCAGTTGTCCTGGAGTTTTGGCGCCGTGTCATGATTCTCCTGATTGTTCTCCTCTCTAAGGCGGAATCCTCAATGGACATTGAGTTCTTTCTGAGCGTGATTCACGATTCTCATACAAAGGACAACCAATTCTATATGGACCATCAGAGAAACAGGAAGTCTAACTGGGTTTTGATGGCCTCTCAGTACGAAGTGCTGATGATAAGAGCAAAGCAAAGAAAAATCATACGTGAGTTGGACCTTCCCGTATTTTCGGAGTTAATAAACGAGTTTAGAAAATACGGAATATTGGACTTGAAAGCGTTAAATAGCCTAATCAAAGAAAATAGATACGACTTTCAGGCTGGTAAGTTCCCCTTAGTAAGCCTAGACGTGAAGAGGTACGCTAATGTGTATGTCCCTCACACATCCTCCTGCAAAACAGAGACGCTATACCGTCGTAAGTACTACCCTAAAAACGAAGCTGGTGGCCCGACCACAAACCCGCTACCAATTGATACATTACGATAA